The Blautia pseudococcoides genome segment TGTGTTTTTTACGGCATTTTTCCTGAGCCACTATGTGTCTCTGGGGTCTCTGCTGGCATATTTCTTTTTCGCTGTGGGGGTGATCGTATCAGGACAGATAGGCAGGTATGATGTGGACCCGGGAGTGCTCCACGAGATGTACATACTGGCACTGCTTTTGATGGCGCTGGCTTTCTGGCGGCACAGACAGAACATTGTACGTCTGATCCGCGGTAATGAGAATAAGATTTTTCTGGGGAAACATTAAGTGATTATTTTATGGAGGATAGCATGGCAAAAGTAAGTGTGATTGGAGCAGGAAGCTGGGGAACCGCCCTGTCCATGCTGCTTTGCGGCAACGGACATGACACGGTTTTGTGGTCTCACAGGGAGGAACAGGCAGAGGAACTGCGAAGGACAAGGGAGCATAAGACAAAGCTGCCCGGTGTCAGGCTGCCGGAGGAGATTTGTATAACCAGCAGTCTCAAAGAGGCGCTGGAGGGGAAAGATGTGATCGTCCTGGCCGTGCCCTCCGTGGCAGTCCGGGCTACCGCAAGAAAGATGAACCCTTTTATCCGCTACGGACAGCTTATTGTGAATGTAGCAAAGGGGATTGAGGAGCATACCCTCACCACCCTTACGGATATGATAGAGGAGGAAATCCCCAATTCACAGGCATGTGTTCTCTCAGGACCAAGCCACGCGGAGGAGGTGAGCAGGAATCTGCCCACAACCTGCGTGGTGGGGGCAAAGCGGAAAGAGACTGCGGAATATCTGCAGAATATTTTTATGAGCCCTGCGTTCCGCGTGTATATCAGCCCGGATATGCTGGGTATTGAATTGGGGGGAGCTCTGAAAAATGTCATTGCTCTGGCTGCGGGAACCGCGGATGGTCTGGGATACGGGGATAATACAAAAGCAGCGCTGATCACCCGAGGAATGGCAGAGATCGCAAGACTGGGAATTGCCATGGGAGCGCGCCCGGATACCTTTTACGGACTTTCCGGGATCGGCGATCTGATCGTTACCTGCGCCAGTGTTCACAGCCGGAACCGCAAGGCCGGATTTCTCATGGGGCAGGGGCGTTCCATGGAGGAAGCAATGGATGAGGTGAATATGGTGGTGGAAGGTGTCTTCTCCGCAAAGGCGGGAAGGGAGCTTGCAGAGAAATACAAAGTGGAAATGCCTATCATAGAACAAGTGAACCGGGTGCTTTTCGAAGGCAGGACTCCGGCGGAAGCAGTATCTGACCTGATGGTGAGAGACAAGAAAATTGAATCCTGGGACGGCAGTTGGAAATGAGGGCGCAGTATGCCCTCATTTCCTTTCTAAAGAATTCTTTAGAGAACGTTAAGAAAAGTTTTCGGATTTCCAAATTGACAATTTAAGATTTGTGATGTATGGTTGTACTAATGATGTAGTACAATCGAAAATTGCACTGCATTTGGAAGATGCAGGGGAGGATGTGTGTATGGAAAACAATACAGAAATGAAAAGAGAAGAAACAGTGCAGAATCTGATACAGCTCTCCGGAATCTGCAAAATATACAATCCGGGTGAAAATGAAGTGCGTGCGCTGGATCATGTGGACCTGCAGATTGATGAGGGGGAATTTGTGGCGATCATCGGGCAGTCCGGTTCGGGCAAATCCACACTCATGAATATGCTGGGCTGCCTGGATGTGCCCTCACAAGGGTCTTACTGCCTTCACGGACAGGATGTCTCTCACCTGAGAGATAACCAGCTGTCAGAAATCCGCAACAGGGAGATTGGATTTATCTTTCAGGGGTTTAATCTGATCGCCAATCTGAATGCGCTGGAGAATGTTGAGCTTCCTCTTATTTACAGAGGTCTTGGCAGACAGAAGAGAAGACAGCTTTCCCAGGAGGCCCTTAAAATGGTAGGGTTGGAGAACCGTATGGACCACAAGCCTTCTGAGATGTCCGGTGGACAGCAGCAGAGAGTTGCCATAGCAAGGGCCATAGCGGCCAGGCCGCCGGTGATTCTGGCAGATGAGCCCACGGGTAATCTGGATTCTGCATCCAGCAAGGAAATCCTGCAGATTTTAAAAGAGCTGCACAATGAGGGCAGAACAGTGATCCTGATCACCCACGATGACGGCATTGCCGCACAGGCACGCCGTATCATCCGTATTATGGATGGAAAAATTGAGTCAGACAGATTAAATGAGCATTATGAGGAAGGAGCACATCATGTTGAGAAAGAATAAGGAAAATCTTCCCGACACTGTGAAAGCAGGAAAGAAAAAGATAAAAGTGCCGCTGATCATCGGCGGCGTTGTGGTGGCGATCATTGTTGTCAGCTTTGCAGCGTCCAAACTGACACCCAAGGCACTGCCCCAGGTACCGGTAAGCGCTGTGACAAAAGAGGACCTGACAGCAAATGTGGATACCAGCGGAACGGTGGAAAGTCTTAAGACAAAGACCTATTTTTCTCCGGTCAATGCCACCATATCCCAGTATCCTCTGAAAGTGGGGGAAGTGGTGAAGCCGGGAGACTCCCTGGTTGCGTTTGATGTATCCACACTGGAGCAGGATAACCAGAAGGCACAGTTAAATGTGAGTGCCACGGTCAACGGTTCAAAGGACAGTGTGGCAAAAGCGGCGGAGACACAGCAGAAAGCCAATGAAGCTGCCGGAAAAGTCCCCACACTCCAGGCCAATGTGGACAGCTATCAGGAATACGTGGCGTCTTTGAAGACTGCCATAGCGGACAGGACAAGAGAGCTGACCGACTGGGCAAAACAGGAAACCACAGATGCCAGCGTTGCCCTGACCCAGGCTCAGGCGGATTTGACAAAGCTGCAGCAGGAGCTTGAAGGTCAGAAAGCGGAACAGCAGCAGTTAAATGCCCAGGCCGAGGAACTGAAGGCGGCGATTGCAGAGGCAAAGAAAAATAATCAGGATACTGCTGATCTGGAAAGACAATGGAAGGATTTAAATGCTCAGGCGGAAAATATGGATCCGGCCATTGATGACCTGAACTCACAGATGAATGATAAGAGTGATGAGGTGACTCAGCTCCAGATCAACCAGATTGAGAACCAGTCTGCCCAAGATCCCACAAGCGACGCACAGATCGTGGAGTGGCAGAATGAACTGGAGAGTGCTGCCACAGAACTTTCGGAGATGCAGTCAGAGCTTGCGGAGCAGAAAAGCCTGGCTAACAGTGCGGATGGAGCGAAGGTTACAGAGGCAGCCAAAGCCCAGATGCAGGCTACCAACAACATTGCTGAGCTGGAAGCGGCGTCCCTGGAAGAACTTTTGGAAAAAGGAAAACAGGGCCTGCAGGCAGAGTTTTCCGGTATTGTATCCAAGGCCGACGCCTCACAGGGTTCTGCAGCCTCACAGGGCATGGAGCTGATCACTATTGCCAGCAACGAAGAGGTGGCAGTGAACGTGACCGTGTCAAAATATGATTATGACAAGCTGAAAGAAGGCCAGAAGGCATCTATCACCATAGCGGACCATACATACAAGGGAACTGTCTCACGCATCAGTAAAATGGCAACCACCAACGAAAAAGGCGCACCGGTTATCTGGGCAGAAGTTAAGATTGATAACCCGGATGACAACATATTCCTGGGTGTGGAGGCAAAGGTTTCCATTGAGACAGGCAGTGCAAAAGGCGTTGTAAGCGTTCCTGTCAACGCTGTGAATACAGGAAAAGACAGTACCTTCTGTTATGTAGTAAAGGATGGCGTGATCGCCAGACAGGATGTTGAGACCGGAATCTCATCCTCCGAGTACACAGAGATCAAAAGCGGCCTGAAGCTGGGTGATTCCGTGATCGCTGAGCTTCCGGACGGATTAGCGGAGGGCATGAAAGTGGAAGAGGCGGCTGCGGGCAGCACATCCGGTGCGCAGACTGCAGATGCGGTAAAGGAGTAGCCTATGGCACAGTTAGCAGAATACTTGAAAATGGCCCTGCAGAATATCAGGGCAAATAAAGGCCGCTCCCTTCTCACCATGCTGGGTATTATTATAGGTATTTCCTCTGTGATTACCATTATGTCTGTCGGTTCCGGGTTCCAGGGGGAGATGAACCGGCAGCTGAATTCCATTGCAGGAGGGCAGATTTGTATTTATTCCAATGAAGAGGGAATCAAACGGGAAGAATACATGAATGCGGAGGATTTTGCGGCTATTGAGCAGGAAATCCCGGGAGTTACCGGAACTTCACCCATATTTTCCGATACAGGGACTACCCAGTCCTCAAAAGGCCAGTTTGATCTGTCTGTCACCGGAGGAGGTACCGCACAGCAGGAAATTTCCAAATGGAAAGTGCTGAGCGGACGATACTTTAACCAGAGTGATATTGATACAGGGAATAAAGTCTGTGTGATCAGCAAAAAAGATGCCATTTCCCTTTTTGGCACAGATGATGTTCTGGGAATGAGCCTGGAATTCAGTCTCTATCAAAATACTTCGGACTTTACCATTATTGGCATTGTAGAGCAGGAGAATATGGGCAATATGGTATCCATGGCTTATGGAGATGTCAAGAGGATATCTGCAGATATTCCCTACACGGCAATGGAGAACTTCGGCTATGATACTTCGGAGACCAGTTATCTGTATATTACTACAGACGGCAGCGCAGACACTGGTGATGTGGCGAATAAAGCCATTGCGCTATTAAATCAGCGCCACTACAGCCAGGGAAAGACATATTTTGATATGGAAGACTTCAATGACCAGATGCAGCAGATCAACTCCATGCTGAATATGATCACGGGATTCATTGCCCTGGTAGCCGGAATATCCCTGCTGGTAGGCGGCATCGGTGTCATGAATATTATGCTGGTGTCCGTCACAGAGAGAACAAGAGAGATTGGTATCAGAAAATCCCTGGGAGCCAGAACCTCCTCTGTCATGGTGCAGTTTCTTGCTGAATCCGCCATTATCGCCTGTATTGGCGGTGTGATTGGAATCATTATCG includes the following:
- a CDS encoding NAD(P)H-dependent glycerol-3-phosphate dehydrogenase, whose translation is MAKVSVIGAGSWGTALSMLLCGNGHDTVLWSHREEQAEELRRTREHKTKLPGVRLPEEICITSSLKEALEGKDVIVLAVPSVAVRATARKMNPFIRYGQLIVNVAKGIEEHTLTTLTDMIEEEIPNSQACVLSGPSHAEEVSRNLPTTCVVGAKRKETAEYLQNIFMSPAFRVYISPDMLGIELGGALKNVIALAAGTADGLGYGDNTKAALITRGMAEIARLGIAMGARPDTFYGLSGIGDLIVTCASVHSRNRKAGFLMGQGRSMEEAMDEVNMVVEGVFSAKAGRELAEKYKVEMPIIEQVNRVLFEGRTPAEAVSDLMVRDKKIESWDGSWK
- a CDS encoding ABC transporter ATP-binding protein gives rise to the protein MKREETVQNLIQLSGICKIYNPGENEVRALDHVDLQIDEGEFVAIIGQSGSGKSTLMNMLGCLDVPSQGSYCLHGQDVSHLRDNQLSEIRNREIGFIFQGFNLIANLNALENVELPLIYRGLGRQKRRQLSQEALKMVGLENRMDHKPSEMSGGQQQRVAIARAIAARPPVILADEPTGNLDSASSKEILQILKELHNEGRTVILITHDDGIAAQARRIIRIMDGKIESDRLNEHYEEGAHHVEKE
- a CDS encoding efflux RND transporter periplasmic adaptor subunit; amino-acid sequence: MLRKNKENLPDTVKAGKKKIKVPLIIGGVVVAIIVVSFAASKLTPKALPQVPVSAVTKEDLTANVDTSGTVESLKTKTYFSPVNATISQYPLKVGEVVKPGDSLVAFDVSTLEQDNQKAQLNVSATVNGSKDSVAKAAETQQKANEAAGKVPTLQANVDSYQEYVASLKTAIADRTRELTDWAKQETTDASVALTQAQADLTKLQQELEGQKAEQQQLNAQAEELKAAIAEAKKNNQDTADLERQWKDLNAQAENMDPAIDDLNSQMNDKSDEVTQLQINQIENQSAQDPTSDAQIVEWQNELESAATELSEMQSELAEQKSLANSADGAKVTEAAKAQMQATNNIAELEAASLEELLEKGKQGLQAEFSGIVSKADASQGSAASQGMELITIASNEEVAVNVTVSKYDYDKLKEGQKASITIADHTYKGTVSRISKMATTNEKGAPVIWAEVKIDNPDDNIFLGVEAKVSIETGSAKGVVSVPVNAVNTGKDSTFCYVVKDGVIARQDVETGISSSEYTEIKSGLKLGDSVIAELPDGLAEGMKVEEAAAGSTSGAQTADAVKE
- a CDS encoding ABC transporter permease, producing MAQLAEYLKMALQNIRANKGRSLLTMLGIIIGISSVITIMSVGSGFQGEMNRQLNSIAGGQICIYSNEEGIKREEYMNAEDFAAIEQEIPGVTGTSPIFSDTGTTQSSKGQFDLSVTGGGTAQQEISKWKVLSGRYFNQSDIDTGNKVCVISKKDAISLFGTDDVLGMSLEFSLYQNTSDFTIIGIVEQENMGNMVSMAYGDVKRISADIPYTAMENFGYDTSETSYLYITTDGSADTGDVANKAIALLNQRHYSQGKTYFDMEDFNDQMQQINSMLNMITGFIALVAGISLLVGGIGVMNIMLVSVTERTREIGIRKSLGARTSSVMVQFLAESAIIACIGGVIGIIIGVLLAYAVCSIPTLGFAPGIKASTILIATLFSSGIGILFGVYPARKAARLSPIEALRRN